DNA from Acetobacter aceti NBRC 14818:
CGGTGCCGGTAGTCGTGAAGGCGCATTGAAAATGGCGCAACTGGCGTTGCAGATCGACGCGTCACTCAAGGCAGGCAAATCCGCCTGAGTTTCTACCATCAGATCAGGGCGCGGGGACCAGTGGTCCCTGCCGGGTTCGGGCAGAGCCCGGGATCCTGAATTACGGAAGACATCAGGTGAAGCGAGGCCAGCCGTTGCCAACCTTCGTCCCCCTCGCTACCTCTAACAGCGGATAGCTCCGGGTGGGGCAGCGGAACCGGTCCGTCGCCGCCGCCTGTCAGACAAGGAAAAGGCGTCAACGTGACAGAGATCAGCTTCTCCGACCTCGCTCTCCCTACCAGTGGTGCTCTGGCACTGCCGGAATTTGCCGATACGGCGCGGTCCGACTTTTTCGCCACTGTGGACAAGGCGACCGACGGGGCACTGACCCGTGCGGCGGAAGCGGCGTCTTTTACCTTCAAGCGTGGTTCAACCTGCGTGGTGCTGGCTCCCGGCGCGAAGCTGGAACGCGTCGTGCTGGTGGGTCTTGGCGACAAGGACAGCCTGACCGAAACAGCCGCCGAGCAGGCGGGCGGCACGGCGGCCCAGATGCTGACCATGCACGCGCAGGGCGCACTCTCCACGGCGGCGCTTGACCCGAAGCTGGCGGTGCATGTGGCGCTTGGCGTGTCGCTCGGCCTGTATCGCTTCGATCGCTACCGCACGACGGAAAAGAAAGACGACAAGCCGAAGCTGGCTTCCCTCGCTATTCTGACGAAGGATGTGGCTGGTGCGAAGGCGGCATGGGCAGGCTGGGAAGCTGTGGCGAAGGGCGTGACCCTGACGCGCGATCTGGTCAGCGAGCCCGCCAATGTCCTGACACCGGCAGAATTCGCCAAGCGCACCGAGGAACTGAAGAAGCTCGGCGTCGAAGTCGAAGTGTTCGACGTTCCTGCGCTTGAGAAGCTGAAATTCGGCTCCATGCTCGGTGTTGCGCAGGGCAGTGACAACCCGCCGCGCATGGTGGTGATGCGCTGGAACGGCGCTGGGGATGACTCCGCACCGCTGGCCTT
Protein-coding regions in this window:
- a CDS encoding leucyl aminopeptidase, producing MTEISFSDLALPTSGALALPEFADTARSDFFATVDKATDGALTRAAEAASFTFKRGSTCVVLAPGAKLERVVLVGLGDKDSLTETAAEQAGGTAAQMLTMHAQGALSTAALDPKLAVHVALGVSLGLYRFDRYRTTEKKDDKPKLASLAILTKDVAGAKAAWAGWEAVAKGVTLTRDLVSEPANVLTPAEFAKRTEELKKLGVEVEVFDVPALEKLKFGSMLGVAQGSDNPPRMVVMRWNGAGDDSAPLAFVGKGVTFDSGGISIKPAAGMEDMKWDMAGAGVVTGLMAALAGRKAKVNAVGLIGVVENMVSGNAQRPGDVVRSASGQTIEVLNTDAEGRLVLADVLWYARETFSPRYMVDLATLTGAIIVGLGHEYAGLFSNDDTLSAKLTEAGSATEEKLWRMPMGEEYDKQLKSDIADMKNIGGGRAGGSITAAQFLKRFVGETPWAHLDIAGVAWATKAKNGSPKGASGFGVRLLDRFVRQFEG